A window of Strix aluco isolate bStrAlu1 chromosome 2, bStrAlu1.hap1, whole genome shotgun sequence contains these coding sequences:
- the CCT8 gene encoding T-complex protein 1 subunit theta isoform X2 encodes MALHVPKAPGFAQMLKEGAKHYSGLEEAVYRNIQACKELAQTTRTAYGPNGMNKMVINHLEKLFVTNDAATILRELEVQHPAAKMLVMASHMQEQEVGDGTNFVLVFAGVLLELAEDLLRMGLSVSEVIEGYEKACKKALEILPDLVCCSAKNLRDVEEVASLLHTSVMSKQYGNEHFLAKLIAQACVSILPDSGHFNVDNIRVCKIVGAGISASSVLHGMVFKKETEGDVTSVKDAKIAVYSCPFDGMITETKGTVLIKNAEELMNFSKGEENLMDLQVKAIADSGANVVVTGGKVADMALHYANKYNLMLVRLNSKWDLRRLCKTVGATALPRLTPPTLEEMGHCDSVYLTEVGDTQVVVFKHAKEDGAISTILIRGSTDNLMDDIERAVDDGVNTFKVLTRDKRLVPGGGATEIELAKQITSYGETCPGLDQYAIKKFAEAFEAIPRALAENSGVKANEVISKLYAVHQEGNKNVGFDIEAEAAAVKDMLEAGVLDTYLGKSWGIKLATNAAVTVLRVDQIIMAKPAGGPKPPSGKKDWDEDQND; translated from the exons atGGCGCTGCACGTCCCCAAGGCCCCGGGCTTCGCCCAGATGCTCAAGGAGGGAGCGAAG cattatTCAGGACTAGAAGAAGCTGTCTATAGGAACATCCAGGCATGCAAAGAACTTGCTCAAACCACCCGTACAGCTTATGGACCAAATg gAATGAACAAAATGGTTATCAATCATCTGGAGAAGCTTTTTGTTACAAATGATGCTGCTACTATCTTGAGAGAGCTGGAA GTCCAGCATCCTGCTGCAAAAATGCTTGTGATGGCTTCCCACATGCAAGAGCAAGAAGTTGGAGATGGAACAAACTTTGTCCTTGTTTTTGCTGGAGTTCTTCTGGAGTTAGCAGAAGACCTTCTGAGGATGGGGTTATCAGTCTCAGAG GTGATTGAAGGATATGAGAAGGCTTGCAAGAAAGCCCTAGAAATTCTTCCAGACTTGGTGTGCTGTTCTGCAAAGAACCTTCGAGATGTTGAAGAAGTGGCATCTTTGTTGCACACTTCAGTGATGAGCAAACAATATGGCAACGAACATTTTTTGGCGAAGCTTATTGCTCAGGCCTGTG TTTCTATTCTTCCTGATTCTGGTCATTTCAACGTTGATAATATCAGAGTATGCAAAATTGTG GGTGCTGGTATCTCTGCTTCCTCAGTATTGCATGgcatggtttttaaaaaagaaactgaaggagATGTTACTTCTGTCAAAGATGCAAAAATAGCTGTGTATTCCTGCCCTTTTGATGGTATGATAACTGAAACTAAG GGCACCGTACTTATAAAGAATGCTGAAGAACTGATGAATTTCAGTAAGGGAGAAGAAAATCTCATGGATTTGCAAGTCAAAGCTATTGCTGATAGTGGTGCAAACGTAGTAGTAACAGGTGGCAAAGTGGCAGACATGGCACTTCATTATGCCAACAAATACAATCTTATGTTAGTCAG GTTGAACTCAAAGTGGGATCTGAGAAGACTGTGCAAAACTGTTGGTGCAACAGCCCTACCCAGACTG actcCCCCTACTCTAGAAGAAATGGGTCACTGCGATAGTGTATATTTAACGGAGGTTGGGGATACACAAGTTGTTGTGTTTAAGCATG CAAAGGAGGATGGTGCCATTTCCACTATACTCATTCGTGGATCTACAGACAATCTGATGGATGACATAGAGAGAGCAGTGGATGATGGTGTAAATACTTTCAAAGTACTCACAAGA GATAAACGTCTTGTTCCTGGAGGTGGTGCAACAGAGATTGAATTAGCCAAGCAGATCACATCTTACGGAGAG ACTTGTCCTGGGCTCGACCAATATGCCATCAAGAAATTTGCTGAGGCATTTGAAGCCATTCCTCGAGCACTGGCAGAAAACTCTGGAGTAAAGGCTAATGAGGTCATCTCCAAACTTTATGCTGTGCATCAGGAAGGGAACAAAAATGTTGGATTTGATATTGAG GCCGAAGCTGCTGCTGTGAAGGATATGTTGGAAGCTGGTGTATTAGATACATACCTTGGAAAATCCTGGGGTATCAAGCTAGCTACAAATGCAGCAGTAACTGTCCTAAGGGTAGATCAG ATcattatggcaaaaccagctggTGGCCCTAAACCTCCATCAGGAAAGAAAGACTGGGATGAAGACCAAAATGATTGA
- the CCT8 gene encoding T-complex protein 1 subunit theta isoform X1 — translation MALHVPKAPGFAQMLKEGAKHYSGLEEAVYRNIQACKELAQTTRTAYGPNGMNKMVINHLEKLFVTNDAATILRELEVQHPAAKMLVMASHMQEQEVGDGTNFVLVFAGVLLELAEDLLRMGLSVSEVIEGYEKACKKALEILPDLVCCSAKNLRDVEEVASLLHTSVMSKQYGNEHFLAKLIAQACVSILPDSGHFNVDNIRVCKIVGAGISASSVLHGMVFKKETEGDVTSVKDAKIAVYSCPFDGMITETKGTVLIKNAEELMNFSKGEENLMDLQVKAIADSGANVVVTGGKVADMALHYANKYNLMLVRLNSKWDLRRLCKTVGATALPRLTPPTLEEMGHCDSVYLTEVGDTQVVVFKHAKEDGAISTILIRGSTDNLMDDIERAVDDGVNTFKVLTRDKRLVPGGGATEIELAKQITSYGETCPGLDQYAIKKFAEAFEAIPRALAENSGVKANEVISKLYAVHQEGNKNVGFDIEAEAAAVKDMLEAGVLDTYLGKSWGIKLATNAAVTVLRVDQIIMAKTAGGPKAPKQQGHWDKDDWKDEPEK, via the exons atGGCGCTGCACGTCCCCAAGGCCCCGGGCTTCGCCCAGATGCTCAAGGAGGGAGCGAAG cattatTCAGGACTAGAAGAAGCTGTCTATAGGAACATCCAGGCATGCAAAGAACTTGCTCAAACCACCCGTACAGCTTATGGACCAAATg gAATGAACAAAATGGTTATCAATCATCTGGAGAAGCTTTTTGTTACAAATGATGCTGCTACTATCTTGAGAGAGCTGGAA GTCCAGCATCCTGCTGCAAAAATGCTTGTGATGGCTTCCCACATGCAAGAGCAAGAAGTTGGAGATGGAACAAACTTTGTCCTTGTTTTTGCTGGAGTTCTTCTGGAGTTAGCAGAAGACCTTCTGAGGATGGGGTTATCAGTCTCAGAG GTGATTGAAGGATATGAGAAGGCTTGCAAGAAAGCCCTAGAAATTCTTCCAGACTTGGTGTGCTGTTCTGCAAAGAACCTTCGAGATGTTGAAGAAGTGGCATCTTTGTTGCACACTTCAGTGATGAGCAAACAATATGGCAACGAACATTTTTTGGCGAAGCTTATTGCTCAGGCCTGTG TTTCTATTCTTCCTGATTCTGGTCATTTCAACGTTGATAATATCAGAGTATGCAAAATTGTG GGTGCTGGTATCTCTGCTTCCTCAGTATTGCATGgcatggtttttaaaaaagaaactgaaggagATGTTACTTCTGTCAAAGATGCAAAAATAGCTGTGTATTCCTGCCCTTTTGATGGTATGATAACTGAAACTAAG GGCACCGTACTTATAAAGAATGCTGAAGAACTGATGAATTTCAGTAAGGGAGAAGAAAATCTCATGGATTTGCAAGTCAAAGCTATTGCTGATAGTGGTGCAAACGTAGTAGTAACAGGTGGCAAAGTGGCAGACATGGCACTTCATTATGCCAACAAATACAATCTTATGTTAGTCAG GTTGAACTCAAAGTGGGATCTGAGAAGACTGTGCAAAACTGTTGGTGCAACAGCCCTACCCAGACTG actcCCCCTACTCTAGAAGAAATGGGTCACTGCGATAGTGTATATTTAACGGAGGTTGGGGATACACAAGTTGTTGTGTTTAAGCATG CAAAGGAGGATGGTGCCATTTCCACTATACTCATTCGTGGATCTACAGACAATCTGATGGATGACATAGAGAGAGCAGTGGATGATGGTGTAAATACTTTCAAAGTACTCACAAGA GATAAACGTCTTGTTCCTGGAGGTGGTGCAACAGAGATTGAATTAGCCAAGCAGATCACATCTTACGGAGAG ACTTGTCCTGGGCTCGACCAATATGCCATCAAGAAATTTGCTGAGGCATTTGAAGCCATTCCTCGAGCACTGGCAGAAAACTCTGGAGTAAAGGCTAATGAGGTCATCTCCAAACTTTATGCTGTGCATCAGGAAGGGAACAAAAATGTTGGATTTGATATTGAG GCCGAAGCTGCTGCTGTGAAGGATATGTTGGAAGCTGGTGTATTAGATACATACCTTGGAAAATCCTGGGGTATCAAGCTAGCTACAAATGCAGCAGTAACTGTCCTAAGGGTAGATCAG ATTATTATGGCAAAAACAGCAGGCGGTCCAAAAGCCCCTAAGCAACAAGGACATTGGGATAAGGATGACTGGAAAGATGAGCCTGAAAAATAG